Proteins encoded together in one Micromonospora kangleipakensis window:
- a CDS encoding protein jag, protein MTDTSIPSAEQSLDEETAPAAVADDVEEIEAEAAREKKAPAESELFRQSEIAADYVEGLLDILDYDGDIDELVSGGRPVVEVVGASLQNLVGQRGATLEALQELARLAVFRQTGTPSRLLLDVGGYRANRRKELAAVAKNAVEKVKEYGEPVRLEPMSAFERKCVHDVVNAMSGVESESEGVEPNRRIIVRPAD, encoded by the coding sequence GTGACCGACACCAGCATCCCCAGCGCCGAGCAGTCCCTGGACGAGGAGACCGCGCCGGCCGCCGTTGCCGACGACGTCGAGGAGATCGAGGCCGAGGCGGCCCGGGAGAAGAAGGCGCCGGCCGAGAGCGAGCTGTTCCGGCAGAGCGAGATCGCGGCGGACTACGTCGAGGGCCTGCTCGACATCCTCGACTACGACGGCGACATCGACGAGCTGGTCTCCGGCGGCCGTCCGGTCGTCGAGGTGGTCGGTGCCAGCCTGCAGAACCTGGTCGGCCAGCGCGGCGCCACCCTGGAGGCGCTCCAGGAGCTGGCCCGGCTGGCGGTGTTCCGGCAGACCGGCACGCCGAGCCGGCTGCTGCTCGACGTCGGTGGCTACCGGGCCAACCGGCGCAAGGAGCTCGCCGCCGTCGCCAAGAACGCCGTCGAGAAGGTCAAGGAGTACGGCGAGCCGGTGCGCCTCGAGCCGATGTCCGCGTTCGAGCGCAAGTGCGTGCACGACGTGGTGAACGCGATGAGCGGCGTGGAGAGCGAGTCCGAGGGCGTCGAGCCGAACCGGCGCATCATCGTCCGGCCGGCGGACTGA
- the yidC gene encoding membrane protein insertase YidC — MSLDWIYYAISWILLTWHSAWDAIGVPIDAVIGTNWSWILAIIFLVVTVRVILFPVFVKQIKSQRAMQALQPKVKELQEKHKGDRETLQKEMMELYRKEKANPLMGCLPMFLQIPVFLGLFHVLRRLDPAKQSKTLYGWTVEQFDSASNAKLFTAPIAGKFGSTADELARLGANGGTVKLIAGILVLIMIATTYLTSRQMILKTGWAEDPQQRMVQRLMLYGIPVSLLVSGSIFPIGVIIYWVTNNLFTLGQQQWVLRKFPPLVTPKPGAAGRTGAQPVKTGGLLGRKAAPAPAKPQVTTPKVAGPKPGAKPVNPKKTRPAKRQG; from the coding sequence TTGAGTCTCGACTGGATCTACTACGCGATCTCGTGGATCCTGCTGACCTGGCACTCGGCCTGGGACGCCATCGGGGTGCCGATCGACGCGGTGATCGGTACGAACTGGTCCTGGATCCTTGCCATCATCTTCCTGGTGGTGACGGTCCGGGTGATCCTCTTCCCGGTCTTCGTCAAGCAGATCAAGTCGCAGCGGGCGATGCAGGCGCTCCAGCCGAAGGTCAAGGAGCTCCAGGAGAAGCACAAGGGTGACCGGGAGACGCTCCAGAAGGAGATGATGGAGCTCTACCGGAAGGAAAAGGCCAACCCGCTGATGGGCTGCCTTCCGATGTTCCTCCAGATCCCGGTCTTCCTGGGCCTCTTCCACGTGCTGCGCCGGCTCGACCCGGCCAAGCAGAGCAAGACCCTGTACGGCTGGACCGTCGAGCAGTTCGACAGCGCGTCCAACGCCAAGCTCTTCACTGCCCCGATCGCCGGCAAGTTCGGCTCGACGGCCGACGAGCTGGCCCGCCTCGGCGCCAACGGCGGCACGGTCAAGCTGATCGCCGGGATCCTGGTCCTGATCATGATCGCCACCACCTACCTGACCAGCCGTCAGATGATCCTCAAGACCGGTTGGGCGGAGGACCCGCAGCAGCGGATGGTGCAGCGGCTGATGCTCTACGGCATCCCGGTGTCGCTGCTGGTGTCCGGCTCGATCTTCCCGATCGGTGTGATCATCTACTGGGTCACCAACAACCTCTTCACCCTCGGGCAGCAGCAGTGGGTGCTCCGCAAGTTCCCGCCGCTGGTGACCCCCAAGCCCGGCGCCGCGGGCCGCACCGGCGCGCAGCCGGTGAAGACCGGCGGCCTGCTCGGCCGCAAGGCCGCCCCGGCGCCGGCGAAGCCGCAGGTCACCACCCCCAAGGTGGCCGGCCCGAAGCCCGGTGCCAAGCCGGTCAACCCGAAGAAGACCCGCCCGGCCAAGCGGCAGGGCTGA
- the yidD gene encoding membrane protein insertion efficiency factor YidD, translating to MTTGARVLLAPIVAYRRWISPALPARCRFYPSCSAYAVEAVSRHGAFRGAWLTVRRLSRCHPFHPGGHDPVPEPGGHRRADVTGA from the coding sequence ATGACAACCGGTGCCCGAGTGCTGCTGGCGCCCATCGTCGCGTACCGTCGTTGGATAAGCCCGGCGCTGCCGGCCCGCTGTCGGTTCTACCCGTCGTGCAGTGCCTACGCCGTGGAGGCGGTGTCCCGGCACGGTGCGTTCCGGGGAGCCTGGCTGACGGTCCGGCGGCTGTCGCGCTGCCACCCCTTTCACCCAGGTGGTCATGACCCGGTGCCGGAGCCGGGCGGTCACCGCCGTGCCGATGTGACTGGAGCCTGA
- the rnpA gene encoding ribonuclease P protein component has protein sequence MLTAAQRLRRSSDFAAAVRGGRRVGRGAVVVHLTLPPTTGPTATTSPEPARKTGAETSAPSRAGFVVSKAVGNAVVRNKVRRRLRHLVRERLDQLPAGSTLVVRALPAAAEASYARLAADLDAAVAAARVPRGRRPR, from the coding sequence GTGCTGACGGCCGCACAGCGACTGCGGCGCAGTAGCGACTTCGCCGCAGCGGTCCGGGGTGGCCGACGCGTCGGCCGCGGCGCCGTCGTGGTGCACCTGACCCTCCCCCCGACCACCGGACCCACCGCGACAACCTCGCCGGAGCCGGCGCGGAAGACCGGTGCGGAGACCTCCGCACCGAGCCGCGCCGGCTTCGTCGTGTCCAAGGCCGTCGGCAACGCCGTGGTCCGGAACAAGGTCCGACGGCGGCTCCGGCACCTGGTCCGCGAGCGGCTCGACCAGCTCCCCGCCGGGAGCACCCTGGTGGTACGGGCACTGCCCGCGGCCGCCGAGGCGTCGTACGCCCGGCTCGCGGCCGACCTGGACGCCGCCGTCGCCGCCGCGCGGGTCCCCCGGGGTCGGCGGCCCCGGTGA
- the rpmH gene encoding 50S ribosomal protein L34, with translation MSKRTYQPNNRRRAKTHGFRLRMRTRAGRAIIATRRAKGRTTLSA, from the coding sequence GTGAGCAAGCGCACCTACCAGCCGAACAACCGCCGGCGCGCGAAGACCCACGGCTTCCGGCTGCGCATGCGCACCCGTGCCGGCCGCGCCATCATCGCCACCCGTCGCGCCAAGGGCCGCACCACCCTGTCGGCCTGA
- the dnaA gene encoding chromosomal replication initiator protein DnaA translates to MTGATDLAAVWTATTDELADEIISAQQRAYLRLTRLRAIVEDTALLSVPDAFTRDVIESRLRPAITEALSRRLGRSIQVAVTVRVAEDPAARPAGTVYRASPEPADLEPPQDLLAGFDQTGPAPDGTAFPGLGYPSRPDETGYPSRGDEAGYREERPEPPAEEPAPRQRTADSGRPQLIPASRDGQDTLFGAAFAEPLSAARPAERRGFDERAARVEPPAADTRGYEPRYRESAAADPQPLRGLPRDSGTDSGPGRGGMDRRPGGRDDRRPGGAESGNRLNPKYMFETFVIGSSNRFAHAASVAVAESPAKAYNPLFIYGSSGLGKTHLLHAIGHYATTLGNARSVRYVSTEEFTNDFINSLRDDKTQAFQRRYRDVDILLIDDIQFLENRERTQEEFFHTFNTLHNANKQIVITSDRSPRQLATLEDRMRTRFEWGLLADIQPPDLETRIAILQKKAAQERMYAPPDVLEFIASRVSNSIRELEGALIRVTAFASLTRSTVELSLAEEVLRDFMPDGAGPEINADQIMVSTADYFGVSLEDLRGQSRSRVLVNARQVAMYLCRELTELSLPRIGQAFGGRDHTTVMHADRKIRQQMAERRSLYNQIAELTNRIKQNT, encoded by the coding sequence GTGACCGGAGCGACCGACCTCGCCGCGGTGTGGACTGCGACGACCGACGAACTCGCCGACGAGATCATCTCCGCGCAGCAACGGGCGTACCTGCGCCTCACCCGGCTGCGGGCGATAGTCGAGGACACCGCCCTGCTCTCCGTGCCGGACGCCTTCACCCGGGACGTGATCGAGTCGCGGCTCCGCCCGGCCATCACCGAGGCGCTCAGCCGGCGGCTCGGCCGGTCCATCCAGGTCGCCGTCACCGTGCGCGTCGCCGAGGACCCCGCCGCCCGGCCCGCGGGCACCGTCTACCGGGCCAGCCCCGAACCGGCCGACCTCGAGCCACCCCAGGATCTGCTCGCCGGCTTCGACCAGACCGGCCCCGCCCCGGACGGCACCGCCTTCCCCGGGCTCGGCTACCCGTCGCGGCCCGACGAAACCGGCTACCCCTCCCGGGGCGACGAAGCCGGTTACCGGGAGGAGCGCCCCGAGCCGCCGGCCGAGGAGCCGGCGCCCCGGCAGCGCACCGCCGACAGCGGCCGGCCGCAGCTCATCCCGGCCAGCCGGGACGGTCAGGACACCCTGTTCGGCGCGGCCTTCGCCGAGCCGCTGTCCGCCGCCCGGCCCGCCGAGCGCCGGGGCTTCGACGAACGAGCCGCCCGGGTCGAGCCGCCGGCCGCCGACACCCGCGGGTACGAGCCCCGGTACCGGGAGAGCGCCGCCGCCGACCCGCAGCCGCTGCGCGGCCTGCCCCGGGACAGCGGTACCGACAGCGGACCGGGTCGCGGTGGCATGGATCGCCGGCCGGGCGGCCGGGACGACCGCCGCCCCGGCGGCGCGGAGAGCGGCAACCGGCTCAACCCGAAGTACATGTTCGAGACGTTCGTCATCGGCTCCTCGAACCGCTTCGCGCACGCGGCGAGCGTCGCGGTGGCCGAGTCGCCGGCGAAGGCGTACAACCCGCTCTTCATCTACGGCAGCTCCGGGCTGGGCAAGACCCACCTGCTGCACGCCATCGGCCACTACGCGACGACGCTGGGCAACGCCCGCTCGGTGCGGTACGTCTCGACCGAGGAGTTCACCAACGACTTCATCAACTCGCTCCGCGACGACAAGACCCAGGCATTCCAGCGCCGCTACCGGGACGTCGACATCCTGCTGATCGACGACATCCAGTTCCTGGAGAACCGCGAGCGCACCCAGGAGGAGTTCTTCCACACCTTCAACACCCTGCACAACGCCAACAAGCAGATCGTGATCACCTCCGACCGGTCGCCGCGGCAGCTCGCCACGCTGGAGGACCGGATGCGGACCCGGTTCGAGTGGGGCCTGCTGGCCGACATCCAGCCGCCGGACCTGGAGACCCGGATCGCGATCCTGCAGAAGAAGGCGGCGCAGGAGCGGATGTACGCCCCGCCGGACGTGCTGGAGTTCATCGCCTCCCGGGTGTCGAACTCGATCCGGGAACTGGAGGGGGCGTTGATCCGGGTCACCGCGTTCGCCAGCCTCACCCGGTCGACCGTCGAGCTGTCGCTGGCCGAGGAGGTGCTGCGGGACTTCATGCCCGACGGCGCCGGGCCGGAGATCAACGCCGACCAGATCATGGTCTCCACCGCGGACTACTTCGGGGTGAGCCTGGAGGATCTGCGCGGCCAGTCCCGCTCCCGGGTGCTGGTCAACGCCCGGCAGGTGGCCATGTACCTGTGTCGGGAGTTGACCGAGTTGTCGCTGCCCCGGATCGGGCAGGCCTTCGGCGGCCGGGACCACACCACCGTGATGCACGCCGACCGGAAGATCCGCCAGCAGATGGCGGAGCGGCGCTCGCTCTACAACCAGATCGCCGAGCTGACCAACCGGATCAAGCAGAACACCTGA
- the dnaN gene encoding DNA polymerase III subunit beta yields the protein MKFRVERDALAEAVAWTAKSLPNRPSVPVLAGVMLRVTDGNLQVSGFDYEVSSQVTVEVQGDADGAALVSGRLLAEITKALPAKPVDIAAVGAHLELVCGSARFTLPTMPVEDYPALPEMPESAGTVDAAAFAAAVAQVAVAAGRDETLPMMTGVRLELSGGTLAMLATDRYRLALREMEWNPDDPEVSINALVPARTLNDTAKALGPLGGQVNMALSQGGAGEGMIGFSGGTRRTTSRLLDGANYPPVRSLFPASHNAEARVPVSTLIEVVKRVALVAERATPVLLSFSADGLVVEAGGTEEARASEAMEAIFTGDPLAIGFNPQYLIDGLANLGAQYALLSFVDAFKPAVISPAGEDGEVIPGYRYLIMPIRVSR from the coding sequence ATGAAGTTCCGAGTGGAGCGCGACGCGCTCGCCGAGGCGGTCGCGTGGACCGCCAAGAGCCTGCCCAACCGACCTTCCGTACCGGTGCTGGCCGGGGTGATGCTCCGGGTCACCGACGGCAACCTCCAGGTTTCCGGCTTCGACTACGAGGTCTCCAGCCAGGTCACCGTCGAGGTGCAGGGGGACGCCGACGGTGCCGCCCTCGTCTCCGGCCGCCTTCTCGCCGAGATCACCAAGGCCCTGCCCGCCAAGCCGGTGGACATCGCCGCGGTCGGCGCCCACCTGGAGCTGGTCTGCGGCAGCGCCCGCTTCACCCTGCCGACCATGCCGGTGGAGGACTACCCGGCCCTGCCGGAGATGCCGGAGAGCGCCGGCACGGTCGACGCCGCCGCGTTCGCGGCGGCCGTCGCCCAGGTCGCCGTCGCCGCCGGCCGCGACGAGACGCTGCCGATGATGACCGGCGTACGCCTCGAGCTCTCCGGCGGCACGCTCGCCATGCTCGCCACCGACCGCTACCGCCTCGCGCTGCGCGAGATGGAGTGGAACCCGGACGACCCCGAGGTGAGCATCAACGCCCTGGTGCCGGCCCGGACCCTGAACGACACGGCGAAGGCGCTCGGCCCGCTCGGCGGCCAGGTCAACATGGCGCTCTCCCAGGGCGGCGCCGGCGAGGGCATGATCGGCTTCTCCGGCGGCACCCGCCGGACCACCAGCCGGCTGCTCGACGGCGCCAACTACCCGCCGGTGCGCTCGCTCTTCCCGGCCAGTCACAACGCCGAGGCGCGGGTTCCGGTGAGCACCCTGATCGAGGTGGTCAAGCGGGTCGCCCTGGTCGCCGAGCGGGCCACGCCGGTGCTGCTCAGCTTCAGCGCCGACGGGCTGGTCGTCGAGGCCGGTGGCACCGAGGAGGCCCGGGCCAGCGAGGCGATGGAGGCCATCTTCACCGGTGACCCGCTGGCCATCGGCTTCAATCCGCAGTACCTGATCGACGGCCTGGCCAACCTGGGTGCCCAGTACGCCCTGCTCTCGTTCGTCGACGCCTTCAAGCCGGCGGTGATTTCCCCCGCCGGCGAGGATGGGGAGGTCATCCCGGGGTACCGGTACCTCATCATGCCGATCCGCGTGTCCCGCTGA
- the gnd gene encoding phosphogluconate dehydrogenase (NAD(+)-dependent, decarboxylating), with protein MQLGLVGLGRMGGNMRERLRAAGHEVVGFDRNAELSDVASLAELAEKLESPRAVWVMVPAGVTDATIDELAGVLGADDIIIDGGNSRFSDDGPRAERLNERGIGYLDVGVSGGVWGRQNGYALMVGGAQEHVERLMPIFESLKPEGEFGFVHAGPVGAGHYAKMVHNGIEYGLMHAYAEGYELLAASELVTNVPGVFKSWREGTVVRSWLLDLLDRALDEDPELAELSGYTEDTGEGRWTVDEAVRLAVPLNVITASLFARFASRQEDSPAMKAVAALRQQFGGHAVRKR; from the coding sequence ATGCAGCTCGGCCTGGTAGGACTCGGCCGGATGGGCGGCAACATGCGCGAGCGGTTGCGCGCCGCCGGTCACGAGGTGGTCGGCTTCGACCGCAACGCGGAGCTGAGCGACGTCGCGAGCCTGGCGGAGCTGGCCGAGAAGCTGGAGTCGCCGCGCGCGGTCTGGGTGATGGTTCCGGCCGGCGTCACCGACGCCACCATCGACGAGCTGGCCGGCGTGCTCGGCGCGGACGACATCATCATCGACGGCGGCAACTCGCGCTTCAGCGACGACGGCCCGCGCGCGGAGCGGCTCAACGAGCGGGGCATCGGCTACCTCGACGTCGGCGTCTCCGGCGGCGTCTGGGGCCGGCAGAACGGGTACGCCCTGATGGTCGGCGGCGCCCAGGAGCACGTCGAGCGGCTGATGCCGATCTTCGAGTCGCTCAAGCCGGAGGGCGAGTTCGGGTTCGTGCACGCCGGGCCGGTCGGCGCCGGGCACTACGCCAAGATGGTGCACAACGGCATCGAGTACGGCCTGATGCACGCCTACGCCGAGGGCTACGAGCTGCTCGCCGCCTCGGAGCTGGTGACCAACGTGCCGGGCGTCTTCAAGTCCTGGCGCGAGGGCACGGTGGTCCGGTCCTGGCTGCTCGACCTGCTCGACCGCGCGCTGGACGAGGACCCGGAGCTGGCCGAGCTGAGCGGCTACACCGAGGACACCGGCGAGGGCCGGTGGACCGTCGACGAGGCGGTCCGGCTCGCCGTGCCGCTGAACGTCATCACCGCCTCGCTCTTCGCCCGGTTCGCCTCCCGGCAGGAAGACTCGCCCGCGATGAAGGCCGTCGCCGCGCTGCGCCAGCAGTTCGGCGGCCACGCCGTCCGCAAGCGCTGA
- the recF gene encoding DNA replication/repair protein RecF (All proteins in this family for which functions are known are DNA-binding proteins that assist the filamentation of RecA onto DNA for the initiation of recombination or recombinational repair.), which translates to MYVRRLELVDFRSYERVGVDLEPGPNVLIGANGVGKTNLVEALGYVATLDSHRVATDAPLVRMGASSAVIRCAVVHDGRELLIELEIVPGKANRARLGRSPARRARDVLGALRLVLFAPEDLELVRGDPAERRRYLDDLLVTRQPRYAGVRADYERVVKQRNALLRTAYLARKTGGSRGGDLSTLAVWDTHLAQHGAELLAGRLELVAALAPHVTKAYDAVAAGKGAAGIAYRPSLELPDPTVDRAALAEALTAALVESRSAEIERGTTLVGPHRDDLALTLGPLPAKGYASHGESWSYALALRLAGYDLLRADGIEPVLVLDDVFAELDTGRRERLAELVGGASQLLVTCAVDDDVPAALRGTRYEVGEGTVRRVG; encoded by the coding sequence GTGTACGTCCGCCGGCTCGAACTGGTCGACTTCCGCTCCTACGAGCGGGTCGGCGTCGACCTGGAGCCGGGCCCGAACGTGCTGATCGGCGCGAACGGCGTCGGCAAGACCAACCTGGTCGAGGCGTTGGGCTACGTGGCGACCCTGGATTCGCACCGGGTCGCCACGGACGCCCCGCTGGTCCGGATGGGCGCCTCCTCGGCGGTGATCCGCTGCGCGGTGGTGCACGACGGGCGGGAACTCCTGATCGAGCTGGAGATCGTCCCCGGCAAGGCCAACCGGGCCCGGCTCGGCCGCTCGCCGGCCCGCCGCGCCCGGGACGTGCTCGGCGCGCTGCGGCTGGTGCTCTTCGCCCCGGAGGACCTGGAACTCGTCCGGGGCGACCCGGCCGAGCGCCGCCGCTACCTGGACGACCTGCTGGTCACCCGGCAGCCCCGGTACGCCGGGGTACGCGCCGACTACGAGCGGGTGGTCAAGCAGCGCAACGCCCTGCTCCGGACGGCGTACCTGGCCCGCAAGACGGGCGGCTCGCGGGGCGGAGACCTCTCCACCCTCGCGGTGTGGGACACCCACCTGGCGCAGCACGGCGCGGAGCTGCTCGCCGGTCGGCTGGAGCTGGTCGCCGCGCTCGCGCCGCACGTGACCAAGGCGTACGACGCGGTGGCGGCGGGCAAGGGGGCGGCCGGGATCGCGTACCGGCCGTCGCTGGAGCTGCCCGACCCGACCGTGGACCGGGCCGCGCTGGCCGAGGCGCTGACCGCCGCGCTCGTCGAGTCGCGCTCGGCGGAGATCGAACGGGGCACGACGCTGGTCGGGCCGCACCGGGACGACCTGGCGCTCACCCTGGGGCCGCTGCCCGCGAAGGGGTACGCCAGCCACGGCGAGTCCTGGTCGTACGCGCTGGCCCTGCGGCTGGCCGGGTACGACCTGTTGCGCGCGGACGGCATCGAGCCGGTGCTGGTGCTCGACGACGTCTTCGCCGAGTTGGACACCGGCCGCCGGGAGCGGCTGGCCGAGCTGGTCGGCGGGGCGAGCCAGCTCCTGGTGACCTGCGCGGTGGACGACGACGTGCCGGCGGCCCTGCGCGGCACCCGGTACGAGGTGGGCGAAGGGACGGTACGCCGTGTCGGATGA
- a CDS encoding DUF721 domain-containing protein translates to MSDEPQLPPARLGPAGGGRNPGSGADERAGRAAGAAAGGRGRGARPADGRADDAAAERGAASARAEASSGGGPASTGATDGEAGPAGPELARAVLDAAKARRQAAARPRRSAVDGDGGGGERRLRGYSGPGPDPRDPQPLGAVLNRLVKARGWQQPAAEATVFGAWERVVGPEVAQHSRPVKLENGELTVEARSTAWATQLRLLAGSLIKQIASEVGHNVVRKLHIHGPAAPSWSRGPRRVRGRGPRDTYG, encoded by the coding sequence GTGTCGGATGAGCCGCAGCTCCCACCGGCCCGGCTGGGACCGGCGGGCGGTGGTCGTAACCCCGGAAGCGGAGCGGACGAGCGGGCCGGGCGTGCCGCCGGAGCCGCCGCTGGCGGGCGTGGGCGTGGCGCGCGCCCGGCGGACGGGCGTGCCGACGACGCGGCCGCGGAGCGCGGGGCCGCGTCGGCCCGTGCGGAGGCCTCGTCCGGCGGCGGGCCGGCGTCGACGGGCGCGACCGACGGTGAGGCCGGGCCGGCCGGGCCGGAGCTGGCCCGGGCGGTGCTGGACGCGGCGAAGGCCCGCCGGCAGGCGGCGGCGAGGCCGCGCCGGAGCGCGGTGGACGGCGACGGCGGTGGTGGGGAGCGCCGGCTGCGCGGCTACTCCGGACCCGGGCCGGACCCGCGTGACCCGCAGCCGCTCGGCGCGGTGCTGAACCGGCTGGTGAAGGCGCGCGGCTGGCAGCAGCCGGCGGCCGAGGCGACGGTCTTCGGCGCCTGGGAGCGGGTGGTCGGGCCGGAGGTGGCCCAGCACAGCCGCCCGGTGAAGCTGGAGAACGGTGAGCTGACCGTGGAGGCCCGCTCCACCGCCTGGGCGACCCAGCTGCGGCTGCTCGCCGGCTCGCTGATCAAGCAGATCGCCAGCGAGGTCGGCCACAACGTGGTGCGCAAGCTGCACATCCACGGCCCGGCCGCGCCGTCCTGGTCCCGGGGCCCCCGCCGCGTCCGCGGCCGTGGCCCGCGCGACACCTACGGCTGA